GCTGTTGTGGTTTTTCTCGATTTCGCATCCATCCTATTTAGTGACTGGGTTACCCTATTCTTTCAAACCCAGCCACTAGATTGGGCAGGTTTACTTCAGGTAAACAAAGTCGGCCTCTTCCCCATCTTAGACCTACCCCTCCTTGTTAGGCCCCTCTGGCCTGTGAAGAGCATGGAGGACGCTGGGAAATGTGAGGGGAACATGAACCCTCTTTGACATTTGCGTTCTTCTGACTGGAGTCACAGTAGCCTTAGACTGCCGTCTTGAATTGTTGTCCTTTTGGCCCAGAGCATGCCTCCTGTAGATGACCCACCCCGGCGATTATCCAAGACTGGGACAAGCCTCTATGCCGTGCTGGAACTAAGGAAGGGTGCCCAGCCTGAAGAGATTAAAAAGGCCTACAGGTTCACACCCCTACCCTTTACTCAGCCCTGCTATTTCCTCCCAATACCTTTACAATCTCCAgaccctcttaaaaaaaaaaatcccagccgggcatggtggagcacgcctttaatcccagcactcaggaggcagaggcaggtggatctctgtaagatccaggccagcctggtctacaaagcaagtccaggccagcctggactacaagagaaaccttgtcttagaaaaaaaaaaaaacccaagaagctTTTATTTGGGGGCCAAAGGAGGCGACCCGCTTCTTCAGTGTGCCGGGAGAAGAAATGGAGACCTCCCCTCCATCCTTCATGCCACACCTCCTGTAACCCTTGCACTATCTAACGACCTAGACCTGCCTTGCATCCTCAGCCTCCTACCTCAGCGGCTTCCTGTACCCCTCCCCACTGGCCTTTTGGTTATCGCCTGGGTAGGAAGCTGGCCTTGCAGTATCATCCGGACAAAAATCCAGGGAACCCTCAAGCGGCAGAATTCTTCAAAGAGATCAACGCAGCCCATGCTGTACTCAGTGACCctacaaagaagaaaatctacGACCAGCATGGCTCGCTAGGCATCTACCTGTTTGACCACTTTGGTGAAGACGGCGTCAGATACTATTTTATAGCACACAGTTGTTGGTTCAAGGTACACCATGCTTCCTATCCCttcgaaagaaagaaaggagtttggagaggctggagagctggctctcagcagttgggaggctattctgctcttgtagaggacctgggtttcattcccagcacccacatggtagctcacaaccagctgtaactaCGGTCGCCGTGGATCCGGAGCcgccttctggcttctgcagacaccaggcatgcacatagtgcacagacatacgtgcaggcagaacacccacaACACAGAAAGTGAAATCAAATCAgtccagctgtggtggcacatacttctGAGCCCAGGTCTTGGGAGGCACTGGGTAGCCTAGGCTATATAGTAGGATACTGTGTCAAAAGAGTGGGAAAAAAGGCTGCCCTCCTCTCAAGACAAATGTGTCTGTtcttaagccaggcgtggtggcacacgtctttaatcccagcactcaggaggcagaggcaggtggatctttctgagttcaaggctagcctggtctacaaagtgagtccaggacagccaaggctacacaggataaccctgactcaaaaaacaaaaaaagcttccTGTTCTTGTTTTCTGGGTGTGAGGAGGATAAAGGGAGGGGGAGCTGCCTGGAGCTACAAAAAGAGCAGGGGACCATGGTCTCTCTCCTGTCTGTAGACTCTCGTCATCCTTtgttgcttgcttacttgctgctgctgctgctgttgctgctgtttttgctGTGGCAGACTTAGTCAACCGCCTGAGGAGTTTAACCAGAAACGCCAAACAAATGTCTATTCTCAGCCTACAAGATCAGGTGAGGAGCAGAGGCCGGGACTGGAGTCACGGTTCAGTCAGGAATGGTAGAGCCAAGTGTGGGGCCAGTGAGAAAGGCCTGTGAACCGAGCAGGTAACCCCaaaatgtgaacatttttctctggggagaagagagactgAAAAAGAAACTGATGTAACACGTTAGGGCAGCGTGGCCCTTTCAGGACAAGCTGGGGGAGTGCGCTTGCCTACCACATGGAAGACCCTGGATCCCACCCCCCAGCCTTGGGGGCCAGGAGGAGTGAACTGTTTTAGATTGTTCCCACCCCACGTTAGTTAAAAGTTTAAACCGGTGTGTTGGCTGAGGTTCAGATGGCTGAGTGCCATCTGGCGGTGCTAAGTAGTAACTGCAAGGTCAGGGTTTTCTCACCTATAGCCTTAAAAATCCTGAAAACTGGGGGGctgcggtggcgcatgcctttaatcccagcacttgggaggcaaaggcaggcagatcgctgtgagttcgaggctagcctggtctacaaagtgagtccaggacagccaaggctacacagagaaaccctgtctcagaaaaaaaaaaacccataaactGTCGCTACTGTAGATATGCAAGCATGTTCTCATTCCACCACAGGAGGACAGCATAAATTTGAAgtagaagaagacagagacagttatTAAGGAACGGTGGAGAGGAGCGAGGTATGCAAATGGAGCATCAGCAATGCTAAAGGCTGagaagccagtgagatggcctcCAAGCCTGACTATCTGAGCCAGACCTCAGGAGCCCAGGTGGTGAAGGGAGAGACTGACTCCTGCAGATTGTCCTCTGATATGTGCACACGTGCTGTGACACACTCATATTCACGCACACACACGTCATATATTACATGTACACAcgatgtgtacatgcatgtgtgtacatgcatgtttaaAGCATAGATAGTACTTCAGATGGGTCATTATCGGGAAGTCTGTACTCCCATGGCATCGGCTGCAGCTGCTTGCACAGAGGGCCTTGCACAGAGGCGTGTGCTTTCAGTTATTGGTGGATGTTCCTTATAAGGTCCCAACTGTTTCTACCATTAGGTGCTGGCCCACAGAGAGTCCCCTGCCACTAGCCCACTGGACACACTGAAGAGAGAAGTGAGTAGCCCTGCCTGACACTGACCCTGATTTGACTCCTGTTCTTAAAAACAATTCCTGTCAAAGGTGATGATGACACCATCCTAGGAAGGACTTGgctgccgccccctcccccgccaatgAGCCTGTCCCCACAGTACCTTCTGGAAACTCTTCTTTTTAGCTCTAGCTCCGCTCGCATCTTATCCACATGAGGTGGCAAGccatagtggcaagtgtttgcCGAGAAGTCTTTTCCCAGTGGGTGGTGCCCGGGCACTTGTCAGTGTCAGGTGGGTTCCTGAGCACGTACTGACGACTTCACCAAGATCCTGATCACAGAGCAAAGTGGCTCCTGTCTCAAGAGCTGTTGAGACTTTGTGCACCAAGAACTAGCACTGGCCTCATTTCCTGGCAGTACACCTTTGGAGGCTGGTCTCACCATCTTCTGGTACCTACACCACTGGCATTGACACCCCATTCATACAGAAGACATCTCAGGGATGTGTGAGTGCAGCTAAGGATCTGCCGTGGTCTTGTGGACCAGCTGCAGCCCATGTAGTAgtgccttctgcctccatcctTCACGGCACCTCATGCAGGCTGGCCCCTTCACACAGGGGCATAAAATGTGGTGGGAACACACTGTACTCAGAAGACTTCGCTTAGCCTGTTTGTGCTGCTGGCTTGGCATCCACCTGCTCTGTGTCATTTTGATCCTTTCCTTCTTACCCATGTGGCGTCAGGGCCTAGGAACCCACGAACCTCTCTGCCCTCACTGGGAGAAGGGCTAAAGAAcgtcaataataataaaaataataaaagctttgTCCAATTCCAGTGCGTGTTGGATCCCAAAAGACAAATTGTGTGTGGGATAGAGAAAAAGACCAGTGACTATTGCTCATGTCTGGGATGAGGCCAGCGTGGCCAGTAGAGGTGATCAGTCACTGTGGAGCTGGGGGACCAAGATATCCAGAGGCCAGTGGTGGTGTCCAAAATAACTTTATGATGTGCAGATTCTTTCTAGCTAGATCTGTTACTCcgaactctttcttttcttactttcttttggttttgtttctcttttttggaGGGAggattgtttctgtttgtttatttttcatgacagggtttctccgtgtagccctagctgttctggactcactctgtagaccagactggccttgaactcagagagccacctgcctctgcctccctgagtgctgggattaaaggcgtttgttactgtgcccagctctcctccccccccctttttttctttatgtgtgtttgtgtgtgcgtctgcatgcatgtgtctgtgtgtgtctgtggagggtTCTGAGTCTCTTGGAGATGTGagtgcagacagttgtgagtgctgggacctgagctcCAGTCCTCATGACTGAGCAGCAGGCTCTCTCACCCACGGAGACATCTCCAGGCCATACACATCACAGTTTCTAAGCAAATTTAGCATCCTTGCAATGGATTCACTAAGCATCCTTGGAGTGGATTCACGAATGCAGTTGTGGATCAGGATCACACACTCTCATGTCACAACCATAA
This window of the Acomys russatus chromosome 1, mAcoRus1.1, whole genome shotgun sequence genome carries:
- the Dnajc5g gene encoding dnaJ homolog subfamily C member 5G, translated to MAWPEKALAAKFDNSMPPVDDPPRRLSKTGTSLYAVLELRKGAQPEEIKKAYRKLALQYHPDKNPGNPQAAEFFKEINAAHAVLSDPTKKKIYDQHGSLGIYLFDHFGEDGVRYYFIAHSCWFKVLAHRESPATSPLDTLKREVSSPA